The Thermoflavifilum sp. genome contains a region encoding:
- a CDS encoding metalloregulator ArsR/SmtB family transcription factor yields MEKKNTCIRVYADPRQIADGKQKLKAVAGAVFTLSRLLNLCGNEVRLQILYLLYVEEQLCPCDLSDMLGMSIPAVSQHLRKLKDAGLVLTRRAAQTIFYRIAPEHMPLLQPFFAYLENTSIPDTQQVLP; encoded by the coding sequence ATGGAAAAGAAAAATACTTGCATTCGGGTATATGCAGACCCACGGCAGATTGCCGATGGAAAGCAAAAGCTGAAAGCTGTTGCTGGTGCCGTGTTTACCTTAAGTCGTTTGTTGAATCTATGCGGCAATGAAGTAAGGCTACAGATCCTGTACTTGCTTTATGTGGAAGAACAGCTTTGTCCCTGTGATCTGAGCGATATGCTGGGAATGAGCATTCCAGCGGTATCGCAACATTTGCGCAAGCTGAAAGATGCCGGCCTGGTGCTCACCCGGAGAGCAGCACAGACCATTTTTTATCGGATTGCACCGGAGCATATGCCGCTTTTGCAGCCTTTTTTCGCCTATCTCGAAAACACATCCATTCCTGACACGCAACAAGTCTTGCCATGA
- the merTP gene encoding mercuric transport protein MerTP, whose amino-acid sequence MKNVKRSLVGLTVLSAIAASLCCITPILAIVAGSAGLASTFSWLAPARPYLIGLTVVVLGLAWYQHLRKKGGRRAGFMTGETAVTPGDVDCACETPGRSSFLQSTSFLVLITLFAALALTFPYYGGDLLPRRPASPSSQGALVAVARDTAQVQHVVMWIPSMDCEACAKGIAYEVKQVPGVLQARVSYPEKKAWIDFDPRLTGLTQLDSVINATGYPVEKQEVVTR is encoded by the coding sequence ATGAAAAACGTAAAAAGATCACTGGTTGGACTCACGGTATTGTCGGCTATAGCCGCATCACTGTGTTGTATCACGCCAATTCTGGCTATTGTAGCCGGTAGTGCTGGACTGGCTTCTACCTTTTCGTGGCTGGCTCCGGCCCGGCCTTATTTGATTGGACTCACAGTTGTTGTTCTGGGGCTGGCCTGGTATCAGCATCTTCGCAAGAAAGGCGGCAGGCGTGCCGGCTTCATGACCGGAGAAACCGCCGTCACGCCTGGCGATGTGGATTGTGCCTGCGAAACGCCGGGCCGTAGCTCTTTTCTCCAATCCACTTCTTTTCTGGTGCTTATCACCCTGTTTGCCGCGCTGGCCCTGACTTTTCCATATTATGGAGGTGATTTATTGCCTCGCCGGCCTGCATCGCCATCCAGTCAGGGGGCTTTAGTCGCTGTGGCCCGTGATACGGCTCAGGTGCAACATGTGGTGATGTGGATACCTTCCATGGATTGTGAAGCCTGTGCCAAAGGTATTGCGTATGAAGTGAAGCAGGTGCCCGGCGTATTACAGGCAAGGGTAAGCTATCCAGAAAAGAAAGCCTGGATTGATTTCGATCCCCGACTGACCGGTTTAACTCAACTGGATTCAGTCATTAATGCCACCGGTTATCCGGTAGAAAAGCAAGAAGTCGTTACGCGATGA
- the merA gene encoding mercury(II) reductase: MVAFDPTKIRPEQIQQAIDQTPTYRVSRMDIVSSAIPREGKGYDYRLIIIGGGSAAFAAAIRAEELGLKTLMVNDGLPIGGTCVNVGCVPSKTLIRTAEAAYHARHSFFDAVRPRGADIDFPRVIHDKQALVETLRQQKYLNVVSDFEQLQIVNGHARLVDAHTVEVDEDQRYTAEIILLATGARPRIPSIPGLQEVGYLTNRSLFELSEKPESLTIMGAGYVGCEIAMAYRRLGVKVRIIEFTDRILRSQTPDISEELARYMEAEGIEIWPNFRAQRLERDAAGIIHIVGRFPDGRQHTFLEPGYVVVATGIQPNVEGLGLDRVGVTLAPNGHIAVNSWMQTSVSHIYAAGDVANTPAYVYTAAYEAKIAVNHAFAGSREAIDYRVLPWVIFTDPQVAGVGIDEQQAGERDIPVEVSKLPLSEIPRALAARDTRGFIKLIRHAETDELLGARVVAPEGGELIMTLSLAMKYHIPVQELAAQLFPYLTLQEGIKLAALAFSKDVHKLSCCAS; the protein is encoded by the coding sequence ATGGTAGCATTTGACCCAACGAAAATTCGGCCCGAACAAATCCAGCAGGCGATCGACCAGACCCCCACCTATCGGGTGAGCCGGATGGATATCGTATCGTCGGCTATTCCCCGGGAAGGCAAGGGATATGATTATCGGCTGATTATCATAGGCGGTGGGTCGGCGGCTTTTGCGGCCGCCATCCGGGCGGAGGAGTTGGGCTTGAAAACCTTGATGGTCAACGATGGCCTGCCCATCGGGGGCACCTGTGTGAACGTGGGCTGCGTGCCTTCGAAAACATTGATCCGCACAGCGGAAGCCGCCTATCACGCCCGGCACAGCTTTTTCGATGCTGTCAGGCCCCGGGGAGCCGACATCGACTTTCCACGGGTCATACACGACAAACAAGCGTTGGTGGAAACGCTCAGGCAGCAAAAATACCTGAACGTAGTCAGCGATTTTGAACAGTTGCAGATCGTGAATGGGCATGCCCGGCTGGTAGATGCCCATACCGTTGAGGTCGATGAAGACCAACGGTATACGGCCGAAATCATCCTGTTGGCCACCGGGGCCCGTCCGCGCATCCCATCGATTCCCGGTCTGCAAGAAGTGGGGTATCTGACCAATCGCAGCCTGTTTGAGCTCTCCGAGAAGCCCGAGAGCCTGACCATTATGGGTGCAGGCTATGTGGGCTGCGAAATCGCCATGGCTTATCGGCGGCTGGGCGTGAAGGTGCGCATCATAGAGTTTACCGACCGTATCCTGCGCAGCCAGACGCCCGACATCAGCGAGGAGCTCGCCCGATACATGGAGGCTGAGGGCATTGAAATATGGCCCAATTTCCGGGCACAGCGACTGGAACGAGATGCAGCAGGTATCATCCATATCGTTGGACGGTTCCCTGACGGACGCCAGCATACTTTTCTGGAACCCGGTTATGTGGTGGTCGCCACCGGTATTCAGCCTAATGTGGAAGGATTGGGGCTGGACAGGGTAGGCGTGACGCTTGCCCCTAACGGCCATATTGCCGTGAACTCCTGGATGCAAACCTCGGTGTCGCATATCTATGCGGCTGGAGATGTGGCCAATACCCCGGCGTATGTGTACACAGCCGCTTATGAAGCCAAAATAGCCGTCAATCATGCTTTTGCCGGTAGTCGGGAGGCTATCGATTATCGCGTGTTGCCCTGGGTGATTTTTACCGATCCGCAGGTGGCTGGTGTGGGTATCGATGAACAACAGGCCGGCGAACGGGATATACCGGTGGAAGTGAGTAAGCTGCCCTTATCGGAAATTCCCCGAGCGCTGGCAGCCCGCGATACCCGCGGTTTCATCAAACTCATCCGCCATGCCGAAACCGATGAGTTGCTCGGCGCAAGGGTGGTAGCCCCCGAAGGCGGTGAACTGATCATGACGCTGAGCCTGGCTATGAAATATCATATTCCCGTACAGGAGCTGGCTGCTCAGTTGTTCCCTTATCTCACCCTGCAGGAGGGCATCAAACTGGCCGCCCTTGCATTCTCAAAAGATGTACATAAGCTCAGTTGCTGTGCCAGTTGA
- a CDS encoding DUF4907 domain-containing protein: MMEGKESFFRSTNKYRLITCSGAILLIVLLIIYMHTLAPSPNRSTAQDSLTVQVITMRVDSGWGYQIWINQHPFIYQNQIPAIPGHHVFHSRAEAMRVGSCVASKILRHESPTITVAELQQLGIAEANR, encoded by the coding sequence ATGATGGAGGGAAAGGAATCATTTTTCCGTTCCACCAATAAATACCGCTTGATTACATGCTCAGGAGCCATCCTGCTGATTGTATTGCTTATCATTTACATGCATACCCTGGCACCTTCCCCGAACAGGAGTACTGCCCAGGATTCGCTTACCGTACAGGTGATTACCATGCGCGTTGATTCTGGATGGGGATATCAGATCTGGATTAATCAACATCCCTTCATTTACCAGAATCAAATACCCGCCATCCCGGGCCATCATGTGTTTCATAGCCGGGCAGAAGCGATGCGGGTAGGATCGTGCGTGGCCAGTAAAATTCTCCGGCATGAATCGCCTACGATTACCGTTGCAGAGCTGCAACAACTGGGAATAGCAGAAGCTAACCGCTGA
- a CDS encoding heavy metal-associated domain-containing protein has product MKTLLIPVILSGSLLWAAPRVCQDARCAGSQVSASQSPVLSPGKLDQAMNPAIDTTIAVLQIHGMDCAGCASMIHHTLSKMAGVYADEVKYPGDRAVIQFDKTRIKPPQMIQAIRQLGYTATLISCTEKH; this is encoded by the coding sequence ATGAAAACATTGCTCATTCCCGTTATTTTATCCGGTTCCCTGCTGTGGGCAGCTCCACGAGTCTGTCAGGATGCCCGTTGTGCCGGTTCGCAGGTATCGGCTTCCCAAAGCCCGGTCTTATCGCCGGGAAAGCTTGATCAGGCGATGAACCCGGCAATTGATACCACCATTGCCGTTCTGCAGATCCATGGGATGGATTGTGCGGGTTGTGCTTCGATGATCCACCATACCCTGAGTAAGATGGCCGGCGTATATGCCGATGAAGTCAAATATCCCGGCGATCGGGCGGTTATTCAGTTCGATAAAACCCGCATCAAGCCGCCACAAATGATCCAGGCCATCCGGCAATTAGGCTATACCGCCACCTTAATTTCTTGTACAGAAAAACATTAA
- a CDS encoding type I asparaginase: MTKLMIIYTGGTVGMIYDEKSRSLRPISFGEIRDHLPELYRLGYHFFVHPFKPPIDSSNMHPDRWVELVEIIEQHYHYYDGFVILHGSDTMAFTASALSFMLENLGKPVVLTGSQLPIGQIRTDAKENIITALEIAATRINGHAAVPEVCIYFDFQLFRGNRTKKYNAEKFEAFYSMNYPPLAEAGINIKYHHPFILPPPTAPIRIHKKLDPHVSVLKIFPGITPETVDAILNTPHTRAIILETFGSGNAPTAPWFIRSLERAIKKGKIILNITQCDGGSVELGRYETSEKLLEIGVVSGYDMTFEAAITKTMFLLGQDLSKDEIICLLQKPLRGELTLPESTNSKAIHNYWTNSPLS; the protein is encoded by the coding sequence ATGACCAAATTGATGATTATCTATACAGGCGGTACGGTGGGCATGATCTACGATGAAAAAAGTAGATCGTTGCGACCCATTAGTTTTGGAGAAATCCGAGACCATCTGCCGGAGTTATACAGACTGGGATATCATTTTTTTGTTCACCCGTTTAAGCCTCCGATTGATTCATCGAATATGCATCCCGACCGCTGGGTGGAATTGGTGGAAATCATCGAACAGCATTATCATTACTACGATGGTTTTGTGATTTTACACGGCTCGGATACCATGGCCTTTACTGCATCGGCCCTCAGCTTTATGCTGGAAAACCTCGGTAAGCCTGTGGTGCTGACGGGTTCTCAGCTTCCGATCGGCCAGATTCGTACTGATGCCAAGGAAAATATCATCACGGCACTTGAAATTGCAGCCACCCGTATCAATGGCCATGCAGCCGTTCCGGAAGTATGCATCTACTTCGATTTTCAGCTATTTCGTGGTAATCGTACCAAAAAATATAATGCAGAAAAATTCGAGGCGTTTTATTCCATGAACTATCCACCGCTGGCCGAAGCCGGAATTAATATCAAATATCATCACCCCTTCATTTTACCTCCACCCACGGCGCCCATCCGCATCCATAAAAAACTTGACCCTCATGTGAGCGTACTGAAAATATTCCCCGGCATTACACCGGAAACCGTGGATGCAATATTGAATACACCCCACACGCGGGCGATTATTTTAGAAACTTTCGGCAGCGGGAATGCACCCACTGCACCCTGGTTTATTAGAAGTCTGGAGAGAGCCATCAAAAAAGGCAAAATTATACTCAATATCACCCAGTGTGATGGAGGCTCTGTGGAACTGGGCCGTTATGAAACCAGCGAAAAACTGCTTGAAATCGGAGTGGTGAGTGGTTACGATATGACTTTCGAAGCAGCAATCACCAAAACGATGTTTTTGTTAGGACAGGACCTGAGTAAAGATGAAATCATTTGCCTCCTGCAAAAGCCCCTACGGGGCGAACTCACTTTGCCGGAAAGCACCAATAGCAAAGCGATACACAACTACTGGACGAATAGCCCGCTTTCCTGA
- a CDS encoding kelch repeat-containing protein — translation MKSTFLYGYFVLAGAMLVAGCHSSSSSTTTLGNWIRRSDFNGVARSGAVCFVIGDTAYVGTGFDGTNRLSDFWKFDPTVNGGYGGWIQIADFPGVARNGAVGFGVNGKGYVTTGYDGNNYLNDCWMYDPSTNSWTQKASMPTNGRFGAVAFALDGKGYVTTGYDGNYLKDFWEYDPATDQWTLKPNSLGGTKRMYAMSFVINDTAYVVGGVNNGSLVADFWAYDPSHDTWIRKRDIANTSSASYDDNYTSIERQQGAAFVINDTAYIATGMAGSNLNTTWQYDPKVDLWTQRTNIEFQTRVGAVGFSVKNRGFIALGTPSQGSLIEYDDLREFQPNVPDNTTDD, via the coding sequence ATGAAGTCAACCTTCTTGTACGGATATTTTGTTTTAGCAGGGGCAATGCTCGTAGCAGGCTGTCACAGCAGTTCTTCATCTACCACTACATTGGGCAACTGGATTCGCCGTTCCGACTTCAATGGTGTGGCTCGAAGTGGCGCCGTGTGTTTTGTAATTGGTGATACGGCTTATGTAGGGACCGGATTTGATGGTACCAATCGGTTGTCTGATTTCTGGAAATTCGATCCCACGGTAAATGGCGGCTACGGCGGCTGGATACAGATTGCAGATTTTCCCGGCGTTGCCCGTAATGGTGCCGTAGGCTTTGGTGTGAATGGAAAAGGATATGTCACCACCGGGTATGACGGCAATAATTACCTGAACGATTGCTGGATGTACGATCCGAGCACCAATAGCTGGACCCAGAAGGCCAGCATGCCCACCAACGGTCGTTTCGGCGCCGTGGCTTTTGCACTCGACGGCAAGGGATATGTGACCACCGGCTACGATGGCAATTACCTGAAAGATTTCTGGGAATATGATCCTGCGACTGATCAGTGGACACTCAAACCCAACAGTCTGGGAGGTACTAAGCGCATGTACGCCATGAGTTTTGTGATTAACGATACGGCTTATGTGGTGGGTGGAGTGAATAATGGTTCGCTGGTGGCAGATTTCTGGGCCTATGATCCTTCACATGATACCTGGATACGCAAGCGCGATATCGCTAATACCAGTTCGGCTTCTTACGACGACAACTATACCTCGATTGAAAGGCAACAGGGTGCAGCATTCGTCATTAATGATACGGCCTACATCGCCACGGGTATGGCAGGTTCCAACCTGAACACAACCTGGCAATATGATCCTAAAGTGGATCTATGGACCCAGCGTACCAATATTGAATTTCAGACCCGGGTGGGCGCCGTGGGTTTCAGCGTGAAAAACCGTGGTTTTATTGCGTTGGGAACCCCGTCGCAGGGCAGCTTAATTGAATATGACGATTTACGTGAGTTCCAGCCTAATGTACCTGATAACACAACTGACGACTGA
- a CDS encoding DGQHR domain-containing protein yields MLATQICQKSNSFYFVAYPAEDLLRRIQFVTRFYQEHPHETAAPRQAIDQGDEIGQFIARIERKDHAFQREISVRKLKEIENFYETAESQPPIPGTILLFSREKLQFEPIAGFEHMGNLHEPHEPFLIIDGQHRLAALHFYLKKHPEDARMDVPCVIFDGNTQDFAIEMFVVINSTPTRINKSHLVDLYEKITWTTPDKQMAALISKWLYERDDSPLQYKINRLGTRSRQKKWLLQAELFNELMRWLKDWRGSGADIRKEAERRYRIVRDFLKAASGVWGDAWGNERYMITRPVTLKAMIRVAAELDKKNKTEPEEGRVERWMHMLQPWASEKQKFQMAGFYERFAARGQVERIHRVFTELWRLLRLEN; encoded by the coding sequence ATGTTAGCTACGCAGATCTGCCAGAAAAGCAATTCATTTTATTTTGTAGCCTATCCTGCAGAAGATTTGTTGCGTCGCATCCAATTCGTTACCCGTTTTTATCAGGAACATCCACACGAAACTGCAGCACCCCGACAGGCGATTGATCAGGGAGATGAAATCGGCCAGTTTATTGCCCGCATTGAGCGTAAAGACCATGCGTTTCAACGCGAAATTTCCGTTAGAAAGCTGAAAGAAATTGAGAATTTCTATGAAACCGCAGAAAGTCAGCCTCCCATACCGGGTACGATTTTGTTGTTCAGCCGGGAAAAGCTTCAGTTTGAACCCATTGCCGGCTTCGAACACATGGGTAATCTGCACGAGCCCCATGAACCTTTTCTGATCATTGACGGGCAGCACAGGCTTGCCGCCCTGCATTTTTATTTAAAAAAGCATCCCGAAGACGCCCGGATGGACGTGCCCTGTGTGATCTTTGATGGTAATACACAGGATTTTGCCATTGAAATGTTTGTGGTTATCAACAGCACGCCCACCCGGATCAACAAAAGCCATCTGGTGGATTTATACGAAAAAATCACCTGGACCACGCCCGATAAGCAAATGGCGGCTTTGATATCAAAATGGTTGTATGAACGTGACGATAGCCCATTACAATATAAAATCAACCGGCTGGGCACCCGTAGCCGGCAGAAAAAATGGTTGCTTCAAGCCGAGTTGTTCAATGAACTGATGCGCTGGTTAAAAGACTGGCGGGGAAGCGGAGCGGATATAAGAAAAGAAGCCGAACGGAGATATCGCATTGTCCGGGATTTTTTAAAGGCGGCGTCGGGCGTATGGGGCGATGCCTGGGGTAATGAACGGTATATGATCACCCGGCCGGTGACCCTGAAAGCCATGATCAGGGTGGCGGCCGAGCTCGACAAAAAGAATAAGACGGAGCCTGAAGAGGGCAGGGTAGAACGATGGATGCATATGTTGCAACCCTGGGCGAGTGAAAAACAAAAATTTCAGATGGCGGGATTCTACGAACGTTTTGCCGCACGCGGACAGGTTGAACGTATCCATCGCGTATTCACTGAGTTATGGCGTTTGCTGCGGCTGGAAAATTGA
- a CDS encoding heavy metal-associated domain-containing protein translates to MAQSEIQDQTAQLDITGMTCTHCAVTIQRLLLRQPGVKAARSRLCHRQGYGSI, encoded by the coding sequence ATGGCTCAATCCGAAATACAGGATCAAACCGCACAACTGGATATTACCGGCATGACCTGCACGCATTGTGCAGTGACCATCCAGCGACTGCTTTTGCGTCAGCCCGGCGTGAAAGCGGCACGCAGTAGATTATGCCACCGGCAAGGGTATGGTAGCATTTGA